The region TTAATTTAGAAAGCTGTTTCAAGTCTCAACACAATTCAAGTGTCTTAATCGAGTCCTACAAAACCCTTTTGGTGTTGTATGGTTAAGTCTCACGGGCAATTAGTACAGGTTAGCTCAACGCCTCACAACGCTTACACACCCTGCCTATCAACGTTCTAGTCTCGAACAACCCTTTAGGACGCTTATAGCGCCAGGGAGAACTCATCTCAAGGCTCGCTTCCCGCTTAGATGCTTTCAGCGGTTATCGATTCCGAACTTAGCTACCGGGCAATGCGTCTGGCGACACAACCCGAACACCAGAGGTTCGTCCACTCCGGTCCTCTCGTACTAGGAGCAGCCCCTTTCAATTCTCCAACGCCCACGGCAGATAGGGACCGAACTGTCTCACGACGTTCTAAACCCAGCTCGCGTACCACTTTAAATGGCGAACAGCCATACCCTTGGGACCGACTTCAGCCCCAGGATGTGATGAGCCGACATCGAGGTGCCAAACACCGCCGTCGATATGAACTCTTGGGCGGTATCAGCCTGTTATCCCCGGAGTACCTTTTATCCGTTGAGCGATGGCCCTTCCATTCAGAACCACCGGATCACTATGACCTGCTTTCGCACCTGCTCGAACCGTCATTCTCGCAGTTAAGCGGGCTTATGCCATTGCACTAACCTCACGATGTCCAACCGTGATTAGCCCACCTTCGTGCTCCTCCGTTACTCTTTGGGAGGAGACCGCCCCAGTCAAACTACCCACCAGGCACTGTCCTTGTCCCAGATAATGGGACTAAGTTAGAACATCAAACATACAAGGGTGGTATTTCAAGGTCGACTCCACGAAAACTGGCGTCTTCGCTTCATAGCCTCCCACCTATCCTACACATGTAGGCTCAATGTTCAGTGCCAAGCTGTAGTAAAGGTTCACGGGGTCTTTCCGTCTAGCCGCGGGTACACTGCATCTTCACAGCGATTTCAATTTCACTGAGTCTCGGGTGGAGACAGCGTGGCCATCATTACGCCATTCGTGCAGGTCGGAACTTACCCGACAAGGAATTTCGCTACCTTAGGACCGTTATAGTTACGGCCGCCGTTTACCGGGGCTTCGATCAAGAGCTTCGCTTGCGCTAACCCCATCAATTAACCTTCCGGCACCGGGCAGGCGTCACACCGTATACGTCATCTTACGATTTTGCACAGTGCTGTGTTTTTAATAAACAGTTGCAGCCACCTGGTATCTGCGACTCTCAATAGCTCCATCCGCAAGGGACTTCACCGTCGAGAGCGTACCTTCTCCCGAAGTTACGGTACCATTTTGCCTAGTTCCTTCACCCGAGTTCTCTCAAGCGCCTTGGTATTCTCTACCCGACCACCTGTGTCGGTTTGGGGTACGATTCCTTACAATCTGAAGCTTAGAGGCTTTTCCTGGAAGCATGGCATCAATGACTTCACACCCTTGGGTGCTCGACATCGTGTCTCAGTCTTAGGTGTCCGGATTTGCCTAAACACCCAACCTACGCACTTGAACTTGGACGACCGTCGCCAAGCCCACCTAGCCTTCTCCGTCCCCCCATCGCAATTGTAAGAAGTACGGGAATATTAACCCGTTTCCCATCGACTACGCATTTCTGCCTCGCCTTAGGGGTCGACTTACCCTGCCCCGATTAACGTTGGACAGGAACCCTTGGTCTTCCGGCGTGGAGGTTTTTCACCCCCATTATCGTTACTCATGTCAGCATTCGCACTTCTGATACCTCCAGCAAGCTTTACAACTCACCTTCAACGGCTTACAGAACGCTCCCCTACCCAATACAATAAATTGCATTGCCGCAGCTTCGGTTTATAGCTTAGCCCCGTTACATCTTCCGCGCAGGCCGACTCGACTAGTGAGCTATTACGCTTTCTTTAAATGATGGCTGCTTCTAAGCCAACATCCTAGCTGTCTAAGCCTTCCCACATCGTTTCCCACTTAGCTATAATTTGGGACCTTAGCTGGCGGTCTGGGTTGTTTCCCTCTTCACGACGGACGTTAGCACCCGCCGTGTGTCTCCCGGATAGTACTTACTGGTATTCGGAGTTTGCAAAGGGTTGGTAAGTCGGGATGACCCCCTAGCCTTAACAGTGCTCTACCCCCAGTAGTATTCGTCCGAGGCGCTACCTAAATAGCTTTCGGGGAGAACCAGCTATCTCCGAGTTTGATTGGCCTTTCACCCCTAGCCACAAGTCATCCGCTAATTTTTCAACATTAGTCGGTTCGGTCCTCCAGTTGATGTTACTCAACCTTCAACCTGCCCATGGCTAGATCACTCGGTTTCGGGTCTATATCCAGAGACTGTGCGCCCAGTTAAGACTCGGTTTCCCTACGGCTCCCCTAAACGGTTAACCTTGCCACTGAATATAAGTCGCTGACCCATTATACAAAAGGTACGCAGTCACCCCACAAAGGAGGCTCCTACTGCTTGTACGTACACGGTTTCAGGTTCTATTTCACTCCCCTCACAGGGGTTCTTTTCGCCTTTCCCTCACGGTACTGGTTCACTATCGGTCAGTCAGGAGTATTTAGCCTTGGAGGATGGTCCCCCCATGTTCAGACAGGATAACACGTGTCCCGCCTTACTCGTTTTCACTTACTGTGCGTTATCAGCTACGGGGCTATCACCCTGTATCGCGGCCCTTTCCAGAGCCTTCGCCTGACGCATAATAAGCTTAAGGGCTAATCCAATTTCGCTCGCCGCTACTTTCGGAATCTCGGTTGATTTCTTTTCCTCGGGGTACTTAGATGTTTCAGTTCTCCCGGTTCGCTTCTTTAACCTATGTATTCAGTTAAAGATAACTGCTTATGCAGTTGGGTTTCCCCATTCGGAAATCGTAGACTCAAGTGGCTCTTACTGCCTCATCTACGCTTATCGCAAGTTAGTACGTCCTTCATCGCCTCTGACTGCCAAGGCATCCACCGTGTACGCTTAGTCACTTAACCATACAACCCAAAAAAGTTTCGAGTTGATGAACAAGTCACCAAGGTTTGTCTGCATTTTTATACATGTTGCAGACTCGATATTGCCGGACTCAATTTTGAATATTTACTTAAAAAGTAAATCCAAGAACACTTGAATGTGTTTTTGTTTGTCTTCTTAACGAAGACAATTGAGAACTTTACAAACAATCTTCTATTTCAATGAAATAAAACATTGTTTTGTCAGCTTTCCAAATTGTTAAAGAGCAATAATAGCTCGAAGCTTACGCTTCAAAACCATCAATCTGTGTGAACACTCATCGCAATAATCTTCGTATTAAGGAGGTGATCCAGCGCCAGGTTCCCCTAGCGCTACCTTGTTACGACTTCACCCCAGTCATGAACCACAAAGTGGCAAGCGTCCTCCCGAAGGTTAAACTACCTGCTTCTTTTGCAGCCCACTCCCATGGTGTGACGGGCGGTGTGTACAAGGCCCGGGAACGTATTCACCGTGGCATTCTGATCCACGATTACTAGCGATTCCGACTTCATGGAGTCGAGTTGCAGACTCCAATCCGGACTACGACATACTTTTTGGGATTCGCACACTTTCGCAAGTTAGCCGCCCTCTGTATATGCCATTGTAGCACGTGTGTAGCCCTACTCGTAAGGGCCATGATGACTTGACGTCGTCCCCACCTTCCTCCGGTTTATCACCGGCAGTCTCCCTGGAGTTCCCGACATTACTCGCTGGCAAACAAGGATAAGGGTTGCGCTCGTTGCGGGACTTAACCCAACATTTCACAACACGAGCTGACGACAGCCATGCAGCACCTGTCTCAGAGTTCCCGAAGGCACTAAAGCATCTCTGCTAAATTCTCTGGATGTCAAGAGTAGGTAAGGTTCTTCGCGTTGCATCGAATTAAACCACATGCTCCACCGCTTGTGCGGGCCCCCGTCAATTCATTTGAGTTTTAATCTTGCGACCGTACTCCCCAGGCGGTCTACTTAACGCGTTAGCTCCGAAAGCCACGGCTCAAGGCCACAACCTCCAAGTAGACATCGTTTACGGCGTGGACTACCAGGGTATCTAATCCTGTTTGCTCCCCACGCTTTCGCATCTGAGTGTCAGTGTCTGTCCAGGGGGCCGCCTTCGCCACCGGTATTCCTCCAGATCTCTACGCATTTCACCGCTACACCTGGAATTCTACCCCCCTCTACAGCACTCTAGCCTGCCAGTTTCAAATGCGATTCCGAGGTTAAGCCCCGGGCTTTCACATCTGACTTAACAGACCACCTGCATGCGCTTTACGCCCAGTAATTCCGATTAACGCTCGCACCCTCCGTATTACCGCGGCTGCTGGCACGGAGTTAGCCGGTGCTTCTTCTGCAGCTAACGTCAAATGATGAGAGTATTAATCTCACCATCTTCCTCACTGCTGAAAGTACTTTACAACCCGAAGGCCTTCTTCATACACGCGGCATGGCTGCATCAGGCTTGCGCCCATTGTGCAATATTCCCCACTGCTGCCTCCCGTAGGAGTCTGGACCGTGTCTCAGTTCCAGTGTGGCTGATCATCCTCTCAGACCAGCTAGGGATCGTCGCCTTGGTGAGCCCTTACCTCACCAACTAGCTAATCCCATCTGGGCGTATCCGATAGCGAAAGGTCCGAAGATCCCCTTCTTTGCTCTTGCGAGGTTATGCGGTATTAGCCATCGTTTCCAATGGTTATCCCCCTCTATCGGGCAACTTCCCAGACATTACTCACCCGTCCGCCGCTCGCCACCCAAGGAACAAGTTCCTCTGTGCTGCCGCTCGACTTGCATGTGTTAGGCCTGCCGCCAGCGTTCAATCTGAGCCATGATCAAACTCTTCAATTAAAAGTTTTTTCGGCTCAATGAATACTGAATAAATTGACTGTGCTAAGTCCGAAGACTTAATTGGTCACTCAGTTCATTGAAACCATTGTGCTTCCTAAGAAGCTATGATTATCATCAACGAGTGCCCACACAGATTGATAGGTTTAAATTGTTAAAGAGCTTTGCTTTCAGTGCCTTAGCACTTAGGCAGGACGCGTATCTTACGCTACCCACTTTGAAAGTCAACATAAAATTCTAATTAACTTAAAACTTTATGGTGACTTGCTTGATGTTTCATCAAGCAAGCGAGATTAAAGCCTGGCGATGTCCTACTCTCACATGGGGAAACCCCACACTACCATCGGCGCTAATTCGTTTCACTTCTGAGTTCGGCATGGAATCAGGTGGGTCCAAATCGCTATGGTCGCCAAGCAAATTCTTTAATTTAGAAAGCTGTTTCAAGTCTCAACACAATTCAAGTGTCTTAATCGAGTCCTACAAAACCCTTTTGGTGTTGTATGGTTAAGTCTCACGGGCAATTAGTACAGGTTAGCTCAACGCCTCACAACGCTTACACACCCTGCCTATCAACGTTCTAGTCTCGAACAACCCTTTAGGACGCTTATAGCGCCAGGGAGAACTCATCTCAAGGCTCGCTTCCCGCTTAGATGCTTTCAGCGGTTATCGATTCCGAACTTAGCTACCGGGCAATGCGTCTGGCGACACAACCCGAACACCAGAGGTTCGTCCACTCCGGTCCTCTCGTACTAGGAGCAGCCCCTTTCAATTCTCCAACGCCCACGGCAGATAGGGACCGAACTGTCTCACGACGTTCTAAACCCAGCTCGCGTACCACTTTAAATGGCGAACAGCCATACCCTTGGGACCGACTTCAGCCCCAGGATGTGATGAGCCGACATCGAGGTGCCAAACACCGCCGTCGATATGAACTCTTGGGCGGTATCAGCCTGTTATCCCCGGAGTACCTTTTATCCGTTGAGCGATGGCCCTTCCATTCAGAACCACCGGATCACTATGACCTGCTTTCGCACCTGCTCGAACCGTCATTCTCGCAGTTAAGCGGGCTTATGCCATTGCACTAACCTCACGATGTCCAACCGTGATTAGCCCACCTTCGTGCTCCTCCGTTACTCTTTGGGAGGAGACCGCCCCAGTCAAACTACCCACCAGGCACTGTCCTTGTCCCAGATAATGGGACTAAGTTAGAACATCAAACATACAAGGGTGGTATTTCAAGGTCGACTCCACGAAAACTGGCGTCTTCGCTTCATAGCCTCCCACCTATCCTACACATGTAGGCTCAATGTTCAGTGCCAAGCTGTAGTAAAGGTTCACGGGGTCTTTCCGTCTAGCCGCGGGTACACTGCATCTTCACAGCGATTTCAATTTCACTGAGTCTCGGGTGGAGACAGCGTGGCCATCATTACGCCATTCGTGCAGGTCGGAACTTACCCGACAAGGAATTTCGCTACCTTAGGACCGTTATAGTTACGGCCGCCGTTTACCGGGGCTTCGATCAAGAGCTTCGCTTGCGCTAACCCCATCAATTAACCTTCCGGCACCGGGCAGGCGTCACACCGTATACGTCATCTTACGATTTTGCACAGTGCTGTGTTTTTAATAAACAGTTGCAGCCACCTGGTATCTGCGACTCTCAATAGCTCCATCCGCAAGGGACTTCACCGTCGAGAGCGTACCTTCTCCCGAAGTTACGGTACCATTTTGCCTAGTTCCTTCACCCGAGTTCTCTCAAGCGCCTTGGTATTCTCTACCCGACCACCTGTGTCGGTTTGGGGTACGATTCCTTACAATCTGAAGCTTAGAGGCTTTTCCTGGAAGCATGGCATCAATGACTTCACACCCTTGGGTGCTCGACATCGTGTCTCAGTCTTAGGTGTCCGGATTTGCCTAAACACCCAACCTACGCACTTGAACTTGGACGACCGTCGCCAAGCCCACCTAGCCTTCTCCGTCCCCCCATCGCAATTGTAAGAAGTACGGGAATATTAACCCGTTTCCCATCGACTACGCATTTCTGCCTCGCCTTAGGGGTCGACTTACCCTGCCCCGATTAACGTTGGACAGGAACCCTTGGTCTTCCGGCGTGGAGGTTTTTCACCCCCATTATCGTTACTCATGTCAGCATTCGCACTTCTGATACCTCCAGCAAGCTTTACAACTCACCTTCAACGGCTTACAGAACGCTCCCCTACCCAATACAATAAATTGCATTGCCGCAGCTTCGGTTTATAGCTTAGCCCCGTTACATCTTCCGCGCAGGCCGACTCGACTAGTGAGCTATTACGCTTTCTTTAAATGATGGCTGCTTCTAAGCCAACATCCTAGCTGTCTAAGCCTTCCCACATCGTTTCCCACTTAGCTATAATTTGGGACCTTAGCTGGCGGTCTGGGTTGTTTCCCTCTTCACGACGGACGTTAGCACCCGCCGTGTGTCTCCCGGATAGTACTTACTGGTATTCGGAGTTTGCAAAGGGTTGGTAAGTCGGGATGACCCCCTAGCCTTAACAGTGCTCTACCCCCAGTAGTATTCGTCCGAGGCGCTACCTAAATAGCTTTCGGGGAGAACCAGCTATCTCCGAGTTTGATTGGCCTTTCACCCCTAGCCACAAGTCATCCGCTAATTTTTCAACATTAGTCGGTTCGGTCCTCCAGTTGATGTTACTCAACCTTCAACCTGCCCATGGCTAGATCACTCGGTTTCGGGTCTATATCCAGAGACTGTGCGCCCAGTTAAGACTCGGTTTCCCTACGGCTCCCCTAAACGGTTAACCTTGCCACTGAATATAAGTCGCTGACCCATTATACAAAAGGTACGCAGTCACCCCACAAAGGAGGCTCCTACTGCTTGTACGTACACGGTTTCAGGTTCTATTTCACTCCCCTCACAGGGGTTCTTTTCGCCTTTCCCTCACGGTACTGGTTCACTATCGGTCAGTCAGGAGTATTTAGCCTTGGAGGATGGTCCCCCCATGTTCAGACAGGATAACACGTGTCCCGCCTTACTCGTTTTCACTTACTGTGCGTTATCAGCTACGGGGCTATCACCCTGTATCGCGGCCCTTTCCAGAGCCTTCGCCTGACGCATAATAAGCTTAAGGGCTAATCCAATTTCGCTCGCCGCTACTTTCGGAATCTCGGTTGATTTCTTTTCCTCGGGGTACTTAGATGTTTCAGTTCTCCCGGTTCGCTTCTTTAACCTATGTATTCAGTTAAAGATAACTGCTTATGCAGTTGGGTTTCCCCATTCGGAAATCGTAGACTCAAGTGGCTCTTACTGCCTCATCTACGCTTATCGCAAGTTAGTACGTCCTTCATCGCCTCTGACTGCCAAGGCATCCACCGTGTACGCTTAGTCACTTAACCATACAACCCAAAAAAGTTTCGAGTTGATGAACAAGTCACCAAGGTTTGTCTGCATTTTTATACATGTTGCAGACTCGATATTGCCGGACTCAATTTTGAATATTCACTGTAAAAGTGAATCCAAGAACACTTGAATGTGTTTTTGTTTGTCTTCTTTAAGAAGACAATTGAGAACTTTACAAACAATCTTCTATTTCAATGAAATAAAACATTGTTTTGTCAGCTTTCCAAATTGTTAAAGAGCAAAGTACATTTTCAGCACTTTCTAAAGATTTTCGGCGGTCAAAAATCCGAACCAGGCTCTTTTTACCGAACTGGTTTGGAATTGATTTCCAAAAATATTTAGAGAGTGGTGGGCGATACCGGGTTCGAACCAGTGACCCCCTGCTTGTAAGGCAGGTGCTCTCCCAACTGAGCTAATCGCCCACATTATTTGATTTCCTGTGGAAGGAAATGGTGGGTCGTACAGGATTTGAACCTGTGACCAATTGATTAAAAGTCAACTGCTCTACCAACTGAGCTAACGACCCACGTGGTATCCCGTAGGGGAGTCGAACCCCTGTTACCGCCGTGAAAGGGCGGTGTCCTAGGCCTCTAGACGAACGGGACACTAAGATACTCTTTGCTTTCTAAACCGTATCAATCTGTGTGAACACTCATCGCAATAATCTTCGTATTAAGGAGGTGATCCAGCGCCAGGTTCCCCTAGCGCTACCTTGTTACGACTTCACCCCAGTCATGAACCACAAAGTGGCAAGCGTCCTCCCGAAGGTTAAACTACCTGCTTCTTTTGCAGCCCACTCCCATGGTGTGACGGGCGGTGTGTACAAGGCCCGGGAACGTATTCACCGTGGCATTCTGATCCACGATTACTAGCGATTCCGACTTCATGGAGTCGAGTTGCAGACTCCAATCCGGACTACGACATACTTTTTGGGATTCGCACACTTTCGCAAGTTAGCCGCCCTCTGTATATGCCATTGTAGCACGTGTGTAGCCCTACTCGTAAGGGCCATGATGACTTGACGTCGTCCCCACCTTCCTCCGGTTTATCACCGGCAGTCTCCCTGGAGTTCCCGACATTACTCGCTGGCAAACAAGGATAAGGGTTGCGCTCGTTGCGGGACTTAACCCAACATTTCACAACACGAGCTGACGACAGCCATGCAGCACCTGTCTCAGAGTTCCCGAAGGCACCAAAGCATCTCTGCTAAGTTCTCTGGATGTCAAGAGTAGGTAAGGTTCTTCGCGTTGCATCGAATTAAACCACATGCTCCACCGCTTGTGCGGGCCCCCGTCAATTCATTTGAGTTTTAATCTTGCGACCGTACTCCCCAGGCGGTCTACTTAACGCGTTAGCTCCGAAAGCCACGGCTCAAGGCCACAACCTCCAAGTAGACATCGTTTACGGCGTGGACTACCAGGGTATCTAATCCTGTTTGCTCCCCACGCTTTCGCATCTGAGTGTCAGTGTCTGTCCAGGGGGCCGCCTTCGCCACCGGTATTCCTCCAGATCTCTACGCATTTCACCGCTACACCTGGAATTCTACCCCCCTCTACAGCACTCTAGCCTGCCAGTTTCAAATGCGATTCCGAGGTTAAGCCCCGGGCTTTCACATCTGACTTAACAGACCACCTGCATGCGCTTTACGCCCAGTAATTCCGATTAACGCTCGCACCCTCCGTATTACCGCGGCTGCTGGCACGGAGTTAGCCGGTGCTTCTTCTGCAGCTAACGTCAAATGATGAGAGTATTAATCTCACCATCTTCCTCACTGCTGAAAGTACTTTACAACCCGAAGGCCTTCTTCATACACGCGGCATGGCTGCATCAGGCTTGCGCCCATTGTGCAATATTCCCCACTGCTGCCTCCCGTAGGAGTCTGGACCGTGTCTCAGTTCCAGTGTGGCTGATCATCCTCTCAGACCAGCTAGGGATCGTCGCCTTGGTGAGCCCTTACCTCACCAACTAGCTAATCCCATCTGGGCGTATCCGATAGCGAAAGGTCCGAAGATCCCCTTCTTTGCTCTTGCGAGGTTATGCGGTATTAGCCATCGTTTCCAATGGTTATCCCCCTCTATCGGGCAACTTCCCAGACATTACTCACCCGTCCGCCGCTCGCCACCCAAGGAACAAGTTCCTTTGTGCTGCCGCTCGACTTGCATGTGTTAGGCCTGCCGCCAGCGTTCAATCTGAGCCATGATCAAACTCTTCAATTAAAAGTTTTTTCGGCTCAATGAATACTGAATAAATTGACTGTGCTAAGACCGAAGTCTTAATTGGTCACTCAGTTCATTGAAACCATGTTGCTTCCTAAGAAGCTATGATTATCATCAACGAGTGCCCACACAGATTGATAGGTTTAAATTGTTAAAGAGCTTCTAGCTTTTCAGACTCACATTCGTCGTAGCTAGGGGTGCGTATGATACGCTTTAATTTTTATGAGTCAAGAACTTTTTTCAAACTTCTTTTCTCATCACCTTTCTTACTTTCGTAAGTCACGTCGTTAATTGCTTACTCCGTGTCGGTGAGGCGGCATTATAGGGAGCTAAAGATTTATGACAAGTGTTTTTTTTAAAATAAATTTCGTTCGCCTAAAAAGGCATCAAATCACGTTTTATCGAATAAAATATCAACATTTGAGGGGGGTCACAGCAATTGGTTGGAAAAAAACCAAGCATATACGTAAGATTCATGTGTCTATTTTGTTAATGATGTACACGCCTCTTACATTTATCAGATAAGTAGCATTCGATATGAACTCTAAAAAATCTCTTTTAGTAACTGTTGTATTTGCTTTGTTAGGTGCGGTTCTGTTTAGTCAGATGGAAACGCATGCTGCAGTGAGCTTCTTGATTGGTGTTATCGTTACCTTTTTTATTTGCAATTTTTTATCCAGCAGCAACGATGATGTTCAAGCAAACACAACTCTCGGCACAACGACTCTTTATGTGGGGAACTTACCTTATAAAGCGAACGAATCAAACGTACGTGATCTGTTCGCTGAGCATGGCGAAGTTTTCGCCGTACGGTTAATGAAGGACAAGCGCACTGGCAAACGCCGAGGGTTTGGCTTCGTTGTGATGTCATCTTTAACTGCAGAACAAGCAATTGAAGAATTAAATGAAGCGGATTATATGCAGCGGACTTTAAAAGTACGTGTAGCTAATGATCCTAAACATCCAAATGAAGAGGATATGTCTGAATAGGTGAGAAACCTAATAAAGACAATCTTTCATTAAGCGCACCTTCCTTCCAAGGTGGTGCGCTACTCAGTATTTTGTTTAGTGGTTGGTAAAGGCTGCTTGTATGGGGAATGCCTTCATTCTGAAACAGTAGTGATTCGACTCTTCTTGCGATAGCCTCTCCAGAGTCCACCAGCGTAACATTGCTTCCCAATACAGTTTGTATTTCATCTTTAATCAAAGGGAAGTGTGTACAGCCAAGTACAGCCACATCAATTAAACCAATCAAGGGTTGCAATATTTCACTCAGTTCTTGTAGGTCTATTGCCTGCCCACGCAGTTTTTCTTCAGCCATATCGACTAGGCGAGTTGAACCTAACAATTCCACTTTTTTATCTTGAGAAAAGTGTTGGATTAAATCATGAGTATATTGTCTAGTGACTGTCGCTGGGGTAGCGATCAAACCCACTGCAACATTAGCAAGTAACGATGCTGGTTTTATTGCTGGTACAACACCAACGACAGGAATAGTCAATTGCGCTCGCAATCTAGGTAGCACGATGGTACTTGCGGTATTACATGCAATCACAACCAAATCGATCTGTTCTTTTTTCACCAAATCCGTAACGAACAACTCCACCCTATCGATTAATACATCTTGGGATAACTCCCCATAGGGATAAGCTTCATTGTCAAAGAAATAGATAACATCCAGTTGGGGTAAGCGTTTTTGGATCTGCTGGTAAACAGATAGCCCACCTACTCCAGAGTCAAAAATAAGAATCTTGTGTCGATTGGTATTAGTCACAGGTTATTGGCTCAATCATTAAATCCGCGTTGATCATACTCTCTCTTTCCCTCATCGCAATGGTCAAGCAGAGATAAAAAAACCGCCAAAAGGCGGTTTTCTCATTAAGCATTTTAGAACTGGTAGCTAACCGTTGCGTAATACTTACGATCGGGAGTTTCATACCCTTTAGCTGTTTGGTATTCCTTATCAAACAAATTACCAATTTTGCCAGAAAGGGTTACGCCATTAATAAAATGGTATGCAGTAGAAATGTCGACAAGTGAATAAGCACCCAATTTATCGTCATTGCTTGAATCATCATAGCGTTTACCTTGGAATAGGTAATCCACGTTGAATGACCATTGCTCCAACTGGTAAATTACGTTCCACTTAGCACCGTGTTTCGCACGACGAGCTAATTCTTTACCCGTGTCTTTATCTTCCGCATCGGTAAAATCGTAAGAAACCTTATGCTCTAGTGGTCCAGTAGCAAAAGAGCTCCCTACTTCAACGCCATTGATGGTGACTTCACCATAGTTCTGTAATGGAGATGAGCCAATCATGTCAGTCAGCTCATTACGATAAACATTCAGACTGACATCGGCGATATCGTAGTTTGCCGTCATACCAACTTCATAGTTAGTTGATTTCTCGGGTTTGATATCTGGATTGCCGTAATTTGGATAATAGAGCTGGTTAAAGGTTGGGGCTTTAAATGCAGTACCAACGTTAGCCGTGACACGATAAATACTATTAACCTTATACCCTGCCCCCAACTGCCACGTCGTATTTTGACCGTAACGTTGGTTATCATCGCTGCGAACCGCTGCTTCGACATCGTACTTTTCTAGCTGATAAAGTGAATTTAAGTACACACCTAGGTTAGAGCGAGAACCTTCATCATAAGCAACAGACGATTGAGAAACGTCATCTTTATACCAGTTAATACCGCCACCGAGGGATAGAGCCTCCGTTAGAGCATATTGGTTATCAAAGGAAAATTCATGACGATTAGTCTGATAGCGCCCCTTTGACGATGATGAGAAACTATCGGACTTGTCTTGGTTAGTGCTTGCTGTTAAGCGAGATTGCCAATCTGAATCACGATAATTTAGGCGAGTAACAATGTTATATAAGGTTTCGTCACCACGGTTATAATAACCATCGTATTCCACGTTACCTTTTTCCGT is a window of Vibrio porteresiae DSM 19223 DNA encoding:
- a CDS encoding RNA recognition motif domain-containing protein → MNSKKSLLVTVVFALLGAVLFSQMETHAAVSFLIGVIVTFFICNFLSSSNDDVQANTTLGTTTLYVGNLPYKANESNVRDLFAEHGEVFAVRLMKDKRTGKRRGFGFVVMSSLTAEQAIEELNEADYMQRTLKVRVANDPKHPNEEDMSE
- the murI gene encoding glutamate racemase; the encoded protein is MTNTNRHKILIFDSGVGGLSVYQQIQKRLPQLDVIYFFDNEAYPYGELSQDVLIDRVELFVTDLVKKEQIDLVVIACNTASTIVLPRLRAQLTIPVVGVVPAIKPASLLANVAVGLIATPATVTRQYTHDLIQHFSQDKKVELLGSTRLVDMAEEKLRGQAIDLQELSEILQPLIGLIDVAVLGCTHFPLIKDEIQTVLGSNVTLVDSGEAIARRVESLLFQNEGIPHTSSLYQPLNKILSSAPPWKEGALNERLSLLGFSPIQTYPLHLDV
- a CDS encoding TonB-dependent receptor domain-containing protein gives rise to the protein MKKSLLAMAVVSSVSYAPVSLAQQTQSDETVVVTANRFAQTVKSTTVPVEVVTRQDIERIQANNLLEVLRTLPGVQVATNGGYGQSQSLFVRGTNSNHVLVLIDGVRFGSATSGTAAISAIPLVGVERIEFLRGSRAALYGSDAIGGVINIITATTGSEHKVTATAGSDNYYSGQLLTSGNVSKKLHMSLGLSGVDTDGYSVKTSEPDRDGYRAKSATTNVHYQVNDNWDAGLLVMTEKGNVEYDGYYNRGDETLYNIVTRLNYRDSDWQSRLTASTNQDKSDSFSSSSKGRYQTNRHEFSFDNQYALTEALSLGGGINWYKDDVSQSSVAYDEGSRSNLGVYLNSLYQLEKYDVEAAVRSDDNQRYGQNTTWQLGAGYKVNSIYRVTANVGTAFKAPTFNQLYYPNYGNPDIKPEKSTNYEVGMTANYDIADVSLNVYRNELTDMIGSSPLQNYGEVTINGVEVGSSFATGPLEHKVSYDFTDAEDKDTGKELARRAKHGAKWNVIYQLEQWSFNVDYLFQGKRYDDSSNDDKLGAYSLVDISTAYHFINGVTLSGKIGNLFDKEYQTAKGYETPDRKYYATVSYQF